Proteins encoded by one window of Lathyrus oleraceus cultivar Zhongwan6 chromosome 1, CAAS_Psat_ZW6_1.0, whole genome shotgun sequence:
- the LOC127119292 gene encoding phosphoenolpyruvate/phosphate translocator 2, chloroplastic: MSSYFLSSNSKMHTFSMLPSHSTLQISNHITIPKFHPFQFSHSHHFSSSPLRLTIDGFPCPSSSLFQSLRKSSPFLISTPKIHSFRILAASLPEGQSHEPTQPSGFVQSLQLGFMFATWYLLNIYFNIYNKQVLKVYPFPATVTAFQFGFASLVINLIWILNLHPRPNIRRSQFAAILPLVMAHTLGNLLTNISLGKVSVSFTHTIKAMEPFFTVVLSSFLLGEVPTFWVVSSLLPIVGGVALASMTEVSFNWIGFSTAMASNLTNQSRNVMSKKLMSNEEEALDNINLYSVITIISFFFLVPCAIFLDGFKFTPSYLKSAASQGLNVRELCIRSVLAAFCFHAYQQVSYGILEKVSPVTHSVGNCVKRVVVIVSSVIFFQIPVSSINALGTAIALVGVFLYSRAKRIKPKTNTA; this comes from the exons ATGTCTTCTTATTTTCTCTCTTCAAACTCCAAAATGCATACTTTCTCTATGTTACCTTCTCATTCAACCCTACAAATTTCAAACCACATAACCATACCCAAGTTTCACCCTTTTCAATTCTCTCATTCTCACCATTTTTCTTCTTCACCACTTAGACTCACCATTGATGGATTTCCATGCCCATCTTCTTCTTTGTTTCAATCTCTTAGAAAGTCTTCACCTTTTCTCATTTCCACTCCAAAAATTCATTCTTTTAGAATCCTTGCTGCTTCTCTTCCAGAGGGACAGAGTCATGAACCAACTCAACCTTCTGGTTTTGTTCAATCTCTACAACTTGGTTTCATGTTTGCTACTTGGTATCTCTTGAATATTTACTTCAACATTTACAACAAACAg GTTCTAAAAGTCTATCCATTTCCAGCAACAGTTACAGCATTTCAATTTGGCTTTGCTTCATTGGTGATTAATTTGATCTGGATTTTGAATCTACATCCAAGGCCAAACATTAGAAGATCACAG TTTGCAGCAATTCTTCCACTGGTTATGGCTCATACATTGGGAAACCTGTTGACCAACATCAGTCTTGGCAAGGTTTCTGTTTCATTCACTCACACCATTAAAGCTATGGAGCCTTTCTTCACTGTTGTTCTTTCATCTTTTCTCCTCGGTGAG GTGCCTACTTTTTGGGTGGTTTCTTCTCTTCTGCCGATAGTCGGTGGAGTGGCATTGGCTTCAATGACTGAAGTTTCTTTCAATTG GATTGGATTCAGCACTGCAATGGCATCCAACCTTACGAATCAATCGCGGAACGTTATGAGCAAAAAACTAATGTCTAATGAAGAG GAAGCTTTGGACAATATCAATCTCTATTCAGTTATAACCATcatttcctttttctttttggTACCATGTGCTATATTTTTGGATGGTTTCAAGTTTACTCCTTCGTATCTGAAATCTGCG GCAAGCCAAGGATTGAATGTTAGAGAGTTATGCATAAGATCAGTTTTGGCTGCATTCTGCTTCCATGCATACCAGCAG GTTTCATATGGGATATTAGAGAAAGTGTCCCCTGTGACACACTCAGTAGGAAATTGTGTGAAGCGTGTGGTTGTCATAGTCTCTTCTGTTATCTTCTTCCAAATTCCTGTCTCATCTATTAATGCACTTG GAACTGCTATTGCACTTGTTGGTGTTTTCTTGTATTCAAGGGCAAAGAGGATCAAGCCAAAAACAAATACAGCATAA
- the LOC127119304 gene encoding uncharacterized protein LOC127119304 — MAGIAILADLWRKNHNSAASHAFQSSSSFSAAAAAASAASFAAGTTFASRNFFGSPVAYSDAGATLSEDFISNIQSASERIYKYDVERFSTKTYNVQPKPLFSAFELRSLGMTSIRSFLMYYLPLLEPRAEMEDDDDEDFLEELTGAHQERQVDLVVPFKKSVKQIVRETSVVTTRRILERISVHYVSLRMASKLLKDVPKSATRKAARNLPTHVYFFSVSRTTFRGHMLGVAASWVVQVSIDLYRFFRSIFRSNDEDSDVDTTEQVRILGQKVALTSIRCSSSLVFASIGAGIGATLVRPSLGQWIGCAAGDLAGPIIVAFCADKAFQVNL, encoded by the exons ATGGCGGGAATAGCTATACTTGCAGATCTATGGAGGAAAAATCACAACTCTGCTGCATCACACGCTTTTCAATCTTCTTCCTCTTTTtctgctgctgctgctgctgcttCAGCTGCTTCTTTTGCTGCAGGAACCACTTTTGCTTCAAGGAATTTCTTTGG GTCACCAGTGGCATATTCTGATGCTGGCGCAACATTATCTGAAGATTTTATTTCTAATATACAAAGTGCTTCTGAAAGGATTTACAAGTATGACGTTGAAAGATTCAGTACAAAAACGTACAATGTCCAACCTAAACCTCTATTCTCTGCTTTCGAATTGAGATCACTCGGAATGACTTCAATAAGGTCATTCCTGATGTACTATTTGCCTCTTTTGGAACCGCGTGCGGAAAtggaagatgatgatgatgaggacTTTCTGGAGGAACTTACAGGGGCACATCAAGAACGCCAGGTTGATCTGGTTGTTCCCTTCAAAAAGTCGGTGAAACAAATCGTCCGCGAG ACAAGTGTTGTGACCACTAGAAGGATTTTAGAAAGAATTTCTGTTCATTATGTTTCATTGCGAATGGCATCCAAGCTTCTAAAAG ATGTTCCTAAGTCAGCTACTCGCAAGGCTGCAAGGAACTTGCCTACCCATGTTTACTTCTTCTCTGTGAGCAGAACAACATTCAGAG GACACATGCTAGGAGTTGCAGCATCTTGGGTTGTCCAAGTAAGCATTGACTTGTATCGATTCTTTAGGTCCATTTTCAGGTCCAATGATGAAGATAGTGACGTCGATACAACTGAGCAAGTTCGAATTCTTGGACAGAAGGTTGCCCTTACTTCAATAAGGTGTAGTTCGTCTTTAGTGTTTGCATCAATAGGTGCAGGAATTGGTGCTACCCTTGTCCGTCCGTCACTCGGCCAATGGATTG GATGTGCTGCTGGTGATTTGGCTGGTCCAATCATTGTAGCATTTTGCGCCGACAAAGCATTTCAAGTGAACCTTTAG